The Thermocrinis ruber genome has a window encoding:
- a CDS encoding OsmC family protein: MKVRVVQKEDFHFVGVGEAGREVPIDAAGYVGGKGRGIRPPELLFHSIAGCVGIHLYEALHKEGKHTEHIEIETDAERITEGYPKVFTKIYLFVKVKGDVSEEDVKRALDKTIFDPGTCSIAYMINKVAPIEYKIEIVR, translated from the coding sequence ATGAAGGTTAGGGTGGTCCAAAAGGAAGATTTTCACTTTGTAGGCGTTGGTGAAGCCGGAAGAGAAGTGCCCATAGACGCTGCGGGTTATGTGGGCGGTAAGGGTAGAGGCATAAGACCTCCTGAACTGCTTTTCCACTCCATAGCGGGCTGTGTGGGAATACACCTCTACGAAGCCCTTCACAAAGAGGGAAAACACACGGAGCACATAGAAATAGAAACGGACGCAGAGAGGATCACAGAAGGCTATCCAAAGGTATTCACTAAAATTTATCTCTTTGTAAAAGTTAAAGGGGATGTGTCCGAAGAGGATGTGAAAAGAGCCCTTGATAAGACCATCTTTGACCCGGGCACATGTTCCATTGCATACATGATCAACAAAGTGGCACCGATTGAATACAAGATTGAGATTGTGAGGTAG